Genomic segment of Rattus norvegicus strain BN/NHsdMcwi chromosome 7, GRCr8, whole genome shotgun sequence:
CTGGCTATAAAGCTCATGATATCAGTCTGATACTCTGAAGTTCCAGTGTCAGAGAGAAGCAGCCCTTAACCTGGGCGCTGTTAGATCTCAAAACAGTCTATGAGACCCCACCTCCCCAACTGCACAGAAACGAACTCATTTTCCGGCTTCCAATAGCCAAGGCTGTACTAGGTGTTAGCATACCTGCACTTAAGGGTGTAGATGTTGCCCACAAACTTGACCAGTGACGTTTGGGGGGGCCGAGGCACCAGGGAGGGGACTGGCCGGACTCGGGGTGGGGGTTGCCGCACTTCTTCCAGCTTCTGTTGCAGGTCATTGGCTTCCTCACCACCCCGAGCTGCAGAGGCATCTGAGGGGCGGGCTTGTCTGCGTTCAAACTCTAATGGACAGAGTGACAGGTGACATAAAGGGAGGGCTAGGGCCCTGGAGACACCCCTGCTTTCAGTGAGCACAAAGGAGCAGAGGCTGTTAGGACTTAAGACTGGGTACCGCATGCTCTGATAGAATGGCACAGATAGAGGAAGAGGATTAAGCAACTGAGATGTGGTGGTTGGCTAAGGTCTAGAAGGTCTCTACTGCCCTTCCAACCCTCCTCTACCAGCACTCACTGTTGATATTTTGCCGCTGATGCTCCTCTGACTTCACGGTCCCAGGTGGGCTGGTTGCCAGAGGCCGTTCACCACTGTCAGCTGCCCTGCCAGCTTCAGGCCCTGGTTCGTCCCCAGCACTTCGGCCAACCAGGGACAGGCCCCCAGGTGCCAGCCCCAGGGGTGGCCGCTTATCACTGTCACGGCCATGGCCAGCACTGCGGAACTTCTTGGTAAAGGGGCGGCCACCCTGGATGTAGCTTCGGTAGGCACCCACTTTCTGAGGCCGGTGTTTGATCCACTCGCTCAGGGTCTCGATGGGAGAGCCGTTGACACACCACTCCGTCACACCGAACTGCCGCAGATGTGCCCTCGCATGGCTGGCTAGGGCTTTGCGGTTTTCAAAGTAAAGGCCACAGAGCTCACAGCAGGCCTCGGTGGCTACAGACAGAGGAGGTTGCTATTCTAAGAGTGCAGGAATACCCAGGTGGCCTAAGCAAGGTCGGAGCTAATCCCACCTCCCACAGGGACCTTGCCTCAGGGACCCTGCTTTCCCTGACAAATGCCATCCCAAGACCCTACCACCCACTGCTTACAGGAGTGGGAGGTCTTCTCATGGAGAGTCTTTGCCTTGAAGGGCAGTTCAGTCTGGATGTAGGTCTTGGCCTTGACCTCTGCTGGGAGGAATCGGTCCTCCTGGAGGGGCCGCTTGGTTGCCACTGGGCCCAGGTAGCTCGTAGCTGAGGGCTTGGACCCTGTGATGGGTGACAGGCTGAGCTCCCGGGGAACCTGGGTTGGcccagctcctggttttcctGGCCGGGTAGCCAGGGGTGACAGAGGCAGTGGGGAATGCATAACCCCAGGAGCTGCTGTAGGAGAGCCATCTTCGGTGAGGGCAggagccaggtctccagctggAGGCTCTTTTTTGATGAGGCACAGCTTGGACTTCTTCTTCAGGATCTCCCGAAGTGTGTCGATGGGGGAGCCATTGACAGACCACTCAGTCACACCCATCTGGCGCAGGTGGGAGCGTGCATGGCTGGATAGGCCCTTTCGGTTCTCGAAGAACTCACCACAGAACTCGCACCGGATATCACGAACTGGCTCTGCCCGAGAGGCTGCAAGGAgtcagagggggagggaggaaggagaaaggaggcatTGTCTATGGGCAGGAAGCAGCCTCCAAGCTCAAGACCCAAGTCGGTGCCAGACTTCTGGATGTCCCTATTCGTGTGGCCCCTCCCTCCAGACTCCAATGAACTCCACCTGGGCCTTCAGAGGCACACCTTATCTTATCCATCCAGCTCTTCTGTGTCTTGTTACCTCTAATTCTAGCTGGCCTTACAAGGTCTCCCTGAGTAAGGCTGAGCAAGCTacttctctctgagcctcagtttccttctctgcAAGATGGGGATGAAAACCAGTCTCTCCCAACGTTGCTGAGAAGGTATAAAATCAGAAGGGTTCAGAGCATGTGGCAGGGAGCTGTCAtgtgagctctgaggggaagccGTGGCCATGCTGGCCTGCTTGGAGTATAGCAAACAATCAGTCAAGAATGAGCATAGTGTGAGAGCGCCAGGGACGCAGGCAACACTGACGTGATAGCAACTATGCTACATGAGGAGCTTTTGTGACCAGGCACCAGGGTAAGGGCTTCATCACACTTAATCCTCAAGAAActgtacagacacagacatgggACTATGCTGAGCTCCATCCTCCAAATGAGACTTGCCCAACTCACTCACTACTTACTACATTATGGAGAACAGAGATCTTGAGTCAAATGTCAAACATTCAACTACCAGAAATGTTAGACATAGTTCAAACATTTGAATGCCATCCCTCTATTCCTTCAGTGGCAGACATCACTAGTGGATCCTTGCAGCTAATCCTCCTAGGGATCTGGTTGGCAGCCACTACTAATTGGCAAAAGAGggcatataaatataattatatgagTCTGCTACTTCTGCATGAATAACAGAGAAACAAGCTGTCACTTGGGTACAGGAGTCTAAACAGCAAGTCAGTCCTGTGTTCTCTGGACTTGTTTATCTTCCATTTAAGTCCTGTGATCTATGGATGCTGCTAAAAGGGTACAAGGAGCAGCACCAGCTAACTGTTCTACGAAGCCTGCACAGGGTCACTTACACAAGTTCAAGGGTGCCATATCTTCTCGAGGCGCACCCCAGGGACCCTCAGATGGGTGTGGCTCCCCATGAAGGGCCCCTGGCAGCATCTCCCTCTTGATCTCCACTCTCATATGTTCAGGCTTCAGTTTCTTGGGCAGGGAGGGTGTAGCAAGGCCTGAGAACATCTTCCGGGCcgtgggaggaggagaagcagtcGGGGAGTGGcccagaggactgcctggtggTAGTGGCAACTTCTTGGCCAGAGGTGAGATGTGAAGATCAGAGGGACTTCGTGCTTCTAGTGAGCTGCCAGGACCTGCACTGCCCACCATCTTGGCCAGGGCTTTTGGACTAGGACCTGGTGGGTGGAGGTGTCCACCTGGCCTGGATTGGGTCCGTCTCTTCAGGATTTCCCGCAGTGTGTCGATGGGCGAGCCATTCACATACCACTCAGTCACACCCATCTGGCGCAGGTGGGAGCGCGCATGGCTAGACAGGCCCTTTCTGTTCTCAAAGAACTCACCACAGAACTCGCACCGGATATCTCTGGTTGGCTCTGGGCCTGAAGCTGCAGCAGGGAGAAAAAAGGTCAGTTATAATTATGGACATCATCTGGGCCGTCACCTGTTGGAGTATCCTGGCCAGCTAGGTATAGGCAGCAATGTGTCCATAAGCTAGGGTGGCAGTGGATGGCAGCTACAAGTGAGGGAGCTGAGGGGTGGGGACAGACAATGGGCACAGAGAGGCGAGGTGCAGGAGAGGCTCTGGAGAGCTGAAAGGAcccctgtcttggcagagagcAGTACTAATACTCCACAGCTTTGTGGATCCCAGCGAGAACAGGGGAGGAGACAGGACTAAGCCAGCCTAGGTGCCACATACTGTCTAGACCCAGGACACCTTCCACACCAAAAGGCAGGACCTTCCCCTTGGCCTTCACTCTCAGGCAGGGTCAAAGGCCAAGAGAGCGGTACCAGCAGCCCACTGCCAACAAAGTCTCTGGGTTGAGCCAACCCACTGCCAAGGGCCCCTGTCTACTCCCTACTACAAcagggagggagtagggaggggGCCATGACCCCACAGGGAGGGGCTCCAGGGCCCACAGGGAGGAAGGGCAGCTCAAGTGAGAACCTACAGAGGTTGAGAGGAGATGGCTCCACATCAGAGGCCCAGAAAATGCCGGCGGCCGAGAGATCCTGCTTCCCCCAGGGACTGGCCATACCCGAGGCCTTCAGCTTGGCCTTCTTGGCCGGCGGTGGGGGAGGGAGCAAGGAGAGGGCTGTGGAGGTGGAAGGAGGCCGCCCCAGCTGGGCCAGGGCTCCCCGCCCGGGTGGGAGGCGGATCTGGATGCCGTCCCTCCTGATGAGCCCGTGGAGCACGTCTATGGGGGATCCCTTGGCATCCGGGTCGCTGATGCCCAGGTGGCGCAGGTGGGCACGGGCGTGGCTGGACAGGCCCTTGCGGGTCTCAAACCAGGCACCACACAGCTGGCAGTCCAGCTCTCTGCCCCCGTCACTATCTAAAGCTGCGGAGACAAAACACAGGGGGAGGGGGTTCACGGCCGCTACCTTGGTCGGCCCTAGGGGATGAAGGCAGGAGGGTCTGCTGTGATTTTCAGCTGCCCAGGTGGTTAGGGATCCAAGTTTCATGCTTCTGAcaggttttgtgttttttcttggTAGGTTTCAGGTGGCAGGGCAGCTAATTCCTTGCCTAGCCCACTGGCATCGAGTAAAGATGGGAAGCTTAAGGATGTACTTGTGTCAAGTCCTAGCGCTCACAGGCCCTCTTCCTGGGACTTCTGCTACAGGAACTACAGGGGAGGACAGAAGGTGAAGAGCAGGGGACCACACGACTACCAAGGACCCTAACCCTGAACCCACAGCAGACTCAACTGGTGCCAGGAAACACAGGTATCTTCAGACTCTAATTCCTGCCCACAAGTAGGAAAGCATAACGGATATCTCTAGAAACCTGACTGCTGAACCTGGAGGGTCTCTTTCTACTTTTGGGCACAAACAGGGAGATGCCTCAGCATAAATGGCTAAGAGACATGAAAAAAGGAGCCAATGTAAGGAATCTGGTAGACTGCCTACTCATGTACCTGTATGGGCCACGATATCCCAGACTCCCACTGGGAAAGCCAGGTCCACAGGCACCCTTTTACTTTTACCACCCCCACCATCAGTCCAGAGAAGGACAAGAGTTCTTCTCAAGTGGCAAGTAGGCCCCTGCAGGCTCAGATCTGTAGCCGACTTCCAGGGGAAGATCACCAGAATAGGGGAAAATGACCATCACAGGACAGCCCAATAGGAGACAATGAGCGCCTCAACTAGCACTGACCTGGATGACCCAGGATCTGGAAACTGCCGGTCTCAGTTCCTATCCTGGGTCCTCCTCATCTGAGGACCACATAACATCCCAGCACCCCCCTCAGCTCCCAGTACCCAAACTCACTGAGATTCAGCGGCCCCTCATCCTCAGACTGGGGCCATTGAGCCTTTGGGGAAGTTGGCCGGGGACTCAGGGACAGCTGGGGGCTCTTGTCCTCAGGATTCTTGGGTGTAGGGGATCCTGCCAGAGTCAGTGGGGCCTTCTTGAGGAGTGGAGAGCTGGATGGGTGGGTCAGGCCCTTGGCTGAGAAGCCAGGAGGTGATTTGATGGCTTTGTTGACAGCAGGGGCATCCATAGGTTTGGCCAGGGTGAGTAGGCCAGGCCTGGCAGCCCCAGCAACGAACTCCTTTGGTGAGTTGGACTTCTTGGTCAGGTTAGGGGGCAGCCCAAGGGGAGCGTCAGGCAGGCCCTTCTGTTTCACCAGCTCGTAGAGGAGGTCGATGGGAGCACCACTGCTTTCTGACTCTGCGACCCCAAGCTGCCGCAGATGTGAACGTGCGTGGCTGGACAGGCCCTTTCGTGTCTCAAAGCAGGCACCGCAGACCTCACAGGTGGTCAGGCTCTGGGCTGGAGGATGAGACGGAGGCTAGGATGGAAGGCTATGAGGCCTTTCGGGTACAGCTAACCCATTCTCCTCCCGTTACCCAGGTGCGAAGTAAGTGTTTGGTTGTTGCCAAATCCCTCTGATCCTGACAACCATTCTAATTTGGTGGAGgttagtgtttctggtttgaagtaaggaaactgaggctcagagaagagAATATTTGTGCCCAAGGGCACACAATAGGAGGCTACACTCTCTGTGGTCCAGCCAGTGGGGATGCCTTTCTGACCCACAACATACCAGGGTGCCCTGACAATGTTTACACACATTCGTGTCGTGTGCATACAGATAGATCACACAGAGCTAATGCCCTGACAATGTTTACACACATTCGTGTCGTGTGCATACAGATAGATCACACAGAGCTAATGCCCTGACAATGTTTACACACATTCGTGTCGTGTGCATACAGATAGATCACACAGAGCTAATGCCTAACCTACTCTCTCTGCAACTAACTTCAAGTGCTACGTCACAAGAGGTCTTAGTAACAGTCCTGGTCCAGTCCCCATCTACTTCTTGGCCTTCCCGCCTGACTTCAATGATGCAAAGGTGGGTTGGTTTTGCCCTTCTTATTATACTTAGGAAGTAGCATTATGCTCAAGAATTTTGTGGTCTACGGAAAACAAATATGAAACACACGAAAGCTCAAAACAAGTAAGGTTGGTGCATCCCTAAGTTTGCGGCCTCTTGTCCACCGTATCACTGGATATTCCTTCCTCATCCAGTAAGGCAGTAGCTGAGGGACACGCGTACGGCCAAAGCTACAGAAACTCAGTGTAGAAGACAGTGAGTAGTATCTCCTTGCTGCCTCAAAGAACGATAAGGAAAACGAGTGCCAACCCATGCTAATCCAAAAGGCGCTTCTGTGACGGTGACTATCCTGGCCACTCACCCTTGAGGTCTGGCAGCTCCTGTTTGCTGCCCTGAGGAACCTCTGCGGCCACTTTGCTGCTCAGCCGACTGGCCACCTGCTCCAGGGTCCCAGAGACAGGCAGGCTCTTCTTTGGGAGTAAGGAAGACCCCAAGTCCATGGCCACCATTGTATTTTCCTCAGAACACAGGCCTGTGGGGTGGAGGAGACAGGCTCAGCCCAATCATGAGTCAGGCTGTCCACCCCAAGAAGGAGACTCAAAGAATGGTACTTCTTCCTCATCCTTGGCATCTGCTCTCACTTCTGGAAGCCACTCATGGAAGTTCCATGAGAGCTGAGACTGCACCCATAAACCTTTGTGGCAGCCCAATGCAGGGACACCAAGACTGTCCAATGACAGGAAAGACAAACAGTAGTTTCAGTCCAGTAGAAGATTCACTGGTCTGAGAACACGTTGCAAATTTGAGCCGAGATTCCTCATCAGAGGGCATTTTAAGACAAAAATGCCTCTCTGTGTAGAATTTATAAGGGGGTAAAGGtgggaaaagttaaaaaaaaaaaagtcagagactAGAGTCTATAAGCCTGAGAAACAaggtagaaaaagcaagaagttgaggacagggaggggaaatcTCTACCAGACAAGGGAGCTGGAGCTTCAAAGACACTAACAAGCCCAGCAGTAAACTACTCATCACCAGCTGAACCGGCCAAGGTAAGAACCTGGACTCTGGACCAACTCGGGGACAGGAAGAGTGGGAATGTTAGAAGTTTGCACGAAGTTTCTTAAGCTTCTATTCATCGAGGATGCCTCCTCCGGTAAGAGATATGTAGAGAGAAGGACTCAAGGGTGGTTTTCTTAGTCTGAGTTTTCATTAAAAGGGGCAGGGATGGGGGATAGTAGGAGGCGATGAGGTAGAATTCTGAACAAGAGTTGAGGATGAAAGAACCGTGTGTCAGATGGACTTCGGAGACGACCAGGACAAAGCAATAGGGCAAGGGGGTTAAGGTAGGTCGCTTTGCTCAATCTGAGTCCCACAGAAGCAAGAAGACCGGACAGAAGGCTACCGAGATCATGACACAGAGTACTTTGTCAAAGTCTCCAGGTGGAAGTGGGCGCGTCTGTCAGATGGGGCAGGGCCAAAAGTGGCTTTCCAACACCGAGGGGATCGGAACCGTGACAACTGGGAGCTTCTGAGACTCCAAAAGAGGCAGGGGACTTCTGTCAGAGCCGGCGAGAGTCCCGAGGAGCGACTGCAGAGTGCTTCCGAAGCCTGGGACCCTCCAGGAGGCTGAGAGAGGCCCAGGGCCCGAGCGCCTGAGGTGGGGGGGTGCCACAGAGATCGGACGGCGGGTGTTGAGGGTGGCGACGGCACACTCCGGAGGGACGCCGACTTTCCCCTCCCCGGACCCTCCCCTCCGCCAACTCTTACCCGGAGCGGGCGCGGGCGCGGGCCCGGGCCCCGGCTCCGGCTCGGCCTTGGGCCCGTCCCGCGACGccggtggcggcggcggtgggggtggaggcggcggcggcgccgGGAGAACCACCGGTCCTGGACTCGGGGGGCCTGGCGAGGGCGCCCCCGTGGGCGCGCGCTCCCGGGCACCCCCCGCGCGCGGCCCCGCCGCCGCCTTGCTCTCCGCTTTTGTCACTCGGCACTGGGCGGTGGAGGCGGCCATCTTGGCTCCGGCGCACGCGGGGCGGCCGCCTCAGGCGAGAGCAGCGGAGCGCCGCGCGCCGCGACCTCCGAGCGTGCTCTGCTCCGCCCCTCCGGGCGCACCCAGGGCGACCTGATGAGCGCCGAGCGCCTCGAGCGAAATGCTCTGGGCGCTGAGAATTCCACTTCCGAGCTCCTAGGAGCTGCCTGGAGCTCAGGGCCAAGCTGCCATCCGCCTCTAGCAGCCGCCACACTCCAGGATATACTTATCTCTACATCTAGAAAAGGAACCCTCCAGCCACACACATTCACCTCAATATAAGCATTCAGAATCAGAATCCTGACAGTAGTGCTAGGACTTGCCTTGAgaccctgttcttttttttttttttttttaatagaaagtcTCTCTTGCCAGGTAGACAAACCTGGACCTGATCATAAGTATCCTTACAAAAGGCAAAGCTTCTAGAACAATCCCGAAAAACACTAGATTCTCCACCACAGTGATCCTATCCCAGCCCCACATAAGCCTAGTATCTATCCAGCTGTTCTCAGATAGTGTTGTCCCGCAATCCAAGAAACTTGGTCCCTCCTCTATGATTCTAGCACCGTTCACTGCTCCCGCCCCAACTTTAAACTACAACATTCCTTGACAGATAGGTGGGGCCAGAATGTAACCGGGCCCCGCCCCCAATTTGgtgccttcctcttctggctcacttggaaaaaagggaagaacctttaaaaaaagaactgcCACTCAGGACCACTGCCTCAACCTGGCCCAAATTTGGGATACCATTACTTTGATTTTAGGATCAGTTCAGGTACCCCATAAATGCCCCCCATCTCCGTATGTTCCCTGAAGAGGCCATGTTTGGGCCAGTTCCTTTTGGAGAGtgacacaactttttttttttttttttttttctagaaatagaTTGGTCATGAGTGAATCTGGCTGTTAGGTACTTGTCTCATCCTTGGAAGTGTCTGGCTCTGGTGACAGATAAGAAATGTGAGCATGATATACAGGCCTGCACTGGGACAACACAAAACAAGGGGGTGAGAACTGGAGCTTTCACGGACTACTTTCTACAGACCTAGACACCCTAAGGCTGGCTCTGCCTTCAGCCATGCCAGAGACATTACGAGCCAAATTAAGTAGGAAAGCTGAAGCCCTTGTGAGCAATCATTTACCAAAGGCAACAAGCCTCATATTCCACTCGTTTGTGTCTCTCTGATGTGGCTGCAGCCAGTCACCAACCTGTCTCGGCCCCAGTTTCTTCTTTAAGAAAGAGATggactggggttggagagatggctcagtggttaaggtcctgagttcaaatcctagcaaccacatggtggctcacaaccatttgtaataggatctgatgccctcttctggtgtgtctgaagacagcgacagtgcataaataaaaaagaaaggaagaaagaagaagatggACTGTTGACATCCTTACACTGTCCTCTGAAAACTCTCAAGTGCCTTCAGCTGGCTTACAGATGGGACGAGTCCAGTCAAGTCTAAAATACACATCTACACTCAAGCCTCGGAACTGTAGGGAGAGCAACCATAGAAGAAAGCCCAGCCCCAGGAACCTTGCATCAATCCTCCCATTTAAGATGTATTTCATTCTTCAAAGCCAAGCAGTTTGAATTTCATTCAACTATGTCCCATGGCAGAGTTCTATGTCCCCTtactacttttgtttgtttgtttgtttctttttttttcttttttttcggagctggggatcgaacccaggccttgtgcttgctagacaagcgctctaccgctgagctaaatccccaaccccactacttttgtttcttttgacagGATCTCTtcccatagccctggctgtcttagaactcactatgtagaccgcctgtctttgtctcctgagtgctggaattaaaggtgtgcactgctatGCCCAGCTGAGTTCTCTGTCATTTAAAAGTTCCCCAAAAGTCAGCTTTTTTAAGAGATCAGGTCCTTCACTTTTCCTCTAATTCTGATGTGCCTATCCCTGCAATCTAATACCAACTATTGATTCTAGATTTCCAGACACTATCAATACGATGTTCAGAAGTCCACCTCTGCCTATGTGTGGCTGGGACAAAGCAAATAATCCACAGTTTCTCTGTCTGTAAGATGATACCCAATCCCAAGGCGAGGAACACAGCTTAGTGGTGAAAACACTTGTGTAACATGCCTGAGGCCCAGGGTTCCATGCCCagcacatcaaagcaaaataaaataaacctttgccCTACaagattggtttttgttttgttttgttttgttttggcatatCTGAGATGACAGAGGTTAAAACCTTAGTACATGCAATTGCTTGAGTTATGGGAGGTGTTTGCCAAGGTTGCTGGGTAAAACTGGTTGAACCTAGAATCTATATTCTCCTCTTTTTGTAGTGAGTACTGGGAACGTCTTGCTTATGACAAGCATGTACTCCATCACTTAGCCATATCCCTAGAGTCTGGATTCTAGAGCTGTACCATCCACAACAGTAAGATAACAAGAAGCTCATATCAGCCGTATTTTAAGTGCTCAGTGGCCATGTGTACCCAGTGGTGACCCTTGAGGCCAGTACAGATTGTTAAAGACTATTACTGACATCTCACAAAGTTCTATTGGACATAGTATTCAACacaggaaatattttcagaacaaagaATTTGCTGTCCAACTACCTGGACTGCAAAGCTTATCTTGCTCTGGCTATATGATTTGGGGCAGGTAAATTAAGTTCTCTGTGCCTCAGATTCCTCCTCTGTAAAATCGGTATGATGAAAACACACACCTTAATAGTCTTGGGCAAACAACCAGAGCCAGCTTAGCTcaggcctggaatttgctatgcagcccaggctagcacTGATTGTCTTGCCCAagccttgagtgctgggattacaggcagataAAATGCTCCCAGGAAAGCAGAGTCTTTCCAACCTACCCACCATCCCTCTGGAAAGTGTAGGAGCCTGACCTGTTCCCTTCCCTTACCATCTCCGTAGACTGGCCCAGGGTCCTCAGCCCAGGTAGGTGGGAAGGGCATGGTGAGAGGTAAGCGTGGCCGTCGTGAAGTCAGGAAGCTTCCAGGAGGCCCACCAGGCTCACGGCCCAGGGGACTTGGGGGTAACTCAGCTGCTGAGGTGGCCAACAGCTCCTGCAGGATGTTGATGGGTGAGATGGTAAGCTCCCAGTTGGTGATGCCAAAGTCACGAAGGTGGGCCCGGGCATGACTGGAGAGGCCAGCCCGGGTATCAAAACCAGCCCCACAGAAGTCACATCTCATCAGGCTAAAGGTGCCCGGGTCGAAGTTAGCCACTGCAGAAAGAAGACACACACTTCCTGGGTTGGGGTAGTGGTCAGGGGAGCCACTCTCCACCCTAACTCTACCCCCTTCCCAGGACATCTCCTGCTCTAGCAATCACCCCCGGATTGCCTGACTtcctttctgttgttgatgcttctGTCTGATCAGAGACTCTCAGCTTGTCCCCCCTCTCCAAACCAGACACTCCAGAAAGCTTGACTTCCCCGACTCCCACATGCACAACAGGCAGCATTAGGAACATCATCTAGAACCGGCTTCTCTGACTGGCAATATGAGAGTATTAGATAGACGCCCTCTCCTTGCCTATTTTTTCCTGGCATTTTTCCCATATTATAAATTAAGTGTAGTTTATATGAAGAAATGGACAAAGAGAGAATGGGATACTCATATCTGGGAGCCTTCTCTGAACACTCAAAAGTTACAGTTTCCTCTCTCAGATTCGGAGCCCTGGTCACTTGGTGCTAGAACTGCCTAGTTTTCTGGCTGTCTACCACTTATCTGCACACTGTAgcatatctctctctcctctctcttcctccccacacctccaTGCACTCTTATTCATTCAAACATCATGTTAACTCCTTCCCCAAGTGGGCTGTGAACTACCCAGTATCAGAACTACCCAGTGTGCTCTAACTAGAGGTAGACCTCGGGGATCAGAAACTCTGCCTGGAAATCTTCACACTGCATAGATGGCCCCAGGCTCTGATGCCCACCAGGAGTCCTGTTACTTTGCTTGTCGTCTAGCTCACTGCTGGCCTTTTCAGGGTCCAGAACAGAGATGACCCAGTTCAACACACATTTATTGCATGAGAGAATCAAATGGAATTATCTGTCTGTGGCTGATTGCTGTGCTCAAACTCCTCTCTCCAGCTGCCATTGTGACCAGGGCACTGAGACACCTGCACATCCACCAACATTTAGTGG
This window contains:
- the Wiz gene encoding protein Wiz isoform X17, giving the protein MAEVAFLMGSPILASAKPSPVPPPPPIGSAAVANFDPGTFSLMRCDFCGAGFDTRAGLSSHARAHLRDFGITNWELTISPINILQELLATSAAELPPSPLGREPGGPPGSFLTSRRPRLPLTMPFPPTWAEDPGPVYGDAQSLTTCEVCGACFETRKGLSSHARSHLRQLGVAESESSGAPIDLLYELVKQKGLPDAPLGLPPNLTKKSNSPKEFVAGAARPGLLTLAKPMDAPAVNKAIKSPPGFSAKGLTHPSSSPLLKKAPLTLAGSPTPKNPEDKSPQLSLSPRPTSPKAQWPQSEDEGPLNLTSGPEPTRDIRCEFCGEFFENRKGLSSHARSHLRQMGVTEWYVNGSPIDTLREILKRRTQSRPGGHLHPPGPSPKALAKMVGSAGPGSSLEARSPSDLHISPLAKKLPLPPGSPLGHSPTASPPPTARKMFSGLATPSLPKKLKPEHMRVEIKREMLPGALHGEPHPSEGPWGAPREDMAPLNLSSRAEPVRDIRCEFCGEFFENRKGLSSHARSHLRQMGVTEWSVNGSPIDTLREILKKKSKLCLIKKEPPAGDLAPALTEDGSPTAAPGVMHSPLPLSPLATRPGKPGAGPTQVPRELSLSPITGSKPSATSYLGPVATKRPLQEDRFLPAEVKAKTYIQTELPFKAKTLHEKTSHSSTEACCELCGLYFENRKALASHARAHLRQFGVTEWCVNGSPIETLSEWIKHRPQKVGAYRSYIQGGRPFTKKFRSAGHGRDSDKRPPLGLAPGGLSLVGRSAGDEPGPEAGRAADSGERPLATSPPGTVKSEEHQRQNINKFERRQARPSDASAARGGEEANDLQQKLEEVRQPPPRVRPVPSLVPRPPQTSLVKFVGNIYTLKCRFCEVEFQGPLSIQEEWVRHLQRHILEMNFSKADPPPEEPQAPQAQTAAIEAP
- the Wiz gene encoding protein Wiz isoform X12, which gives rise to MAEVAFLMGSPILASAKPSPVPPPPPIGSAAVANFDPGTFSLMRCDFCGAGFDTRAGLSSHARAHLRDFGITNWELTISPINILQELLATSAAELPPSPLGREPGGPPGSFLTSRRPRLPLTMPFPPTWAEDPGPVYGDAQSLTTCEVCGACFETRKGLSSHARSHLRQLGVAESESSGAPIDLLYELVKQKGLPDAPLGLPPNLTKKSNSPKEFVAGAARPGLLTLAKPMDAPAVNKAIKSPPGFSAKGLTHPSSSPLLKKAPLTLAGSPTPKNPEDKSPQLSLSPRPTSPKAQWPQSEDEGPLNLTLDSDGGRELDCQLCGAWFETRKGLSSHARAHLRHLGISDPDAKGSPIDVLHGLIRRDGIQIRLPPGRGALAQLGRPPSTSTALSLLPPPPPAKKAKLKASGMASPWGKQDLSAAGIFWASDVEPSPLNLSSGPEPTRDIRCEFCGEFFENRKGLSSHARSHLRQMGVTEWYVNGSPIDTLREILKRRTQSRPGGHLHPPGPSPKALAKMVGSAGPGSSLEARSPSDLHISPLAKKLPLPPGSPLGHSPTASPPPTARKMFSGLATPSLPKKLKPEHMRVEIKREMLPGALHGEPHPSEGPWGAPREDMAPLNLSSRAEPVRDIRCEFCGEFFENRKGLSSHARSHLRQMGVTEWSVNGSPIDTLREILKKKSKLCLIKKEPPAGDLAPALTEDGSPTAAPGVMHSPLPLSPLATRPGKPGAGPTQVPRELSLSPITGSKPSATSYLGPVATKRPLQEDRFLPAEVKAKTYIQTELPFKAKTLHEKTSHSSTEACCELCGLYFENRKALASHARAHLRQFGVTEWCVNGSPIETLSEWIKHRPQKVGAYRSYIQGGRPFTKKFRSAGHGRDSDKRPPLGLAPGGLSLVGRSAGDEPGPEAGRAADSGERPLATSPPGTVKSEEHQRQNINKFERRQARPSDASAARGGEEANDLQQKLEEVRQPPPRVRPVPSLVPRPPQTSLVKFVGNIYTLKCRFCEVEFQGPLSIQEEWVRHLQRHILEMNFSKADPPPEEPQAPQAQTAAIEAP